Genomic DNA from Scatophagus argus isolate fScaArg1 chromosome 15, fScaArg1.pri, whole genome shotgun sequence:
AGTGTATGTTGTGATGAATGATTTTTAgcttataatatataattaatgtGAGATGTCCTTGAAATACTGAACCTCATAGCTCGTTTTTCTTAGTGTTATTCTGAAGGTCAGAAagaaattgattttattttattttattttgatttttcaaacaGCCTTCCTGTTTGAACTTATGAGGTTCCCAGAgaagtttcagttcagttgttaTTTGTGCTGTCTCCACGTGTTCAGGACAGTTGAAAACGTATTTCTATGAACAGGGAAATAAAGACTGACTGTAAAACTCCAAGATTGCTCCAAAGTGGGCTTCTGTTGTCATTCTGACAAATGGGAACACACATGTAAAGATAAAAGGACGGATATGCATGTTGCGCCACTGGGTATTTCTGTAGAAGAAGACGCTCACGTCTCCCACTGACACAAGTTCACACATGCCTACTCAGTAAGTGTATTGCTACGAAGACATTCAGAGTGTTCACATCTTGAGACGTTAGAGGAGAGGAAGCAGTCTGGTAAGTCGACAGcttgtaatttgtttttttctctttaaatcgTGTCAGAACAGACACATCAAATCAGGCCTATTTTAAACTGTGAAGTTGATTTATGAGTTGGAAATTGAATGTTAGCAGTTAATTAACAAATTACACAAGGcaaagctgaaatgaaagcttACTTTGAATACCAAACTTACATACTTAGAAGGTTATGATgttaacttttaattaaaaaaaataacacctGACAGGGCAATATCGGATTTCAGCATCACAAATGACAGCTTTAAAATGATCACGAAGTTGAATCAATGCCTATCTGGATTTAGTATCAGACTGTTGGATTAGACTGCGTTAGCTGGGTGTGCCTAATATGTAAAATGCAACCTGAGAGTACCACCAGAATGTTGTCGTTGGACAATACATTCATTTTGATGTGTTCTTTCACTAATAGACAATGCTGGCCTCAACCACAGTTGCCACAACAGGAACCCATGGTTTGGGCTCTCCAGCTGGCAATGACTCAACCTTCCTGGACTCTGAGTTCCGTTATGTCCTTTTCCCAGTCGCCTATGGCATCATCTTTATCCTGGGCCTCTTTGCGAACATCTATGTGCTGTTCGTCCTGCGCTGCCTCCGTGAAGCCAAAGCCATGGGCGAAATCCGCATCTATATGACAAACTTGACTATTGCCGATCTCCTATTTGTGTCTGCCCTTCCTTTCTGGATCGGCTACTACAGTCGCAACGGCAACTGGGTCTACGCAGACTTCATGTGCCGGCTGACTGGGACATTGTTCTTCATCAACACCTACTGCTCCATCCTCTTTCTTGGAGCCATCAGCATCAACCGATATTGGGCAGTCACCCGGCCTCTGGATGCTGCCTCTTCAGATCACAGGCGTCGTGGGATCATCGTGTGCGTTGTCATCTGGATATTGACCGTGTCTATGGGTATTCCATTTCTGAATTCTCCAGGGACCAACACCGATGGGAACAATTTCACGCGTTGTTTTGAGGGGTACCAGAATGAAACTGAATCGCAGAAGAAAACACTAGCTGCCACTCATTTTGCTATAAttggattattttttgttgtcttctttcttGTCTTGGTGTGTAATTCACTTATTGCTCGAGCTTTGCTCTCACAAAGTGCTCCTCAGGCAGAACTCAAATCTGCCACAGTTATATCCCGAAAGTCCACCATGTCATCTTCACCTAGGAGGCCCAGGGGAGTGAAAAGGAGGGCTCTGCAGATGTTGATGGCAGTGGTGGGagtgtttgctctgtgttttctgccccACCATGTAATTCAAGGCCCCTGGACACTGGCAGTGTTACGGATAGAACAGGGCTGGGGCCATGTAGAGTGGGACCAAAGGACTCGTCAGATGCTCAACGATGCACATCAGGTCACCTTGCTGCTTATGGGCCTCAATTGCATCTTGGATCCTGTAGTTTATTGTTTTGCCACAAGGAAGTTTAGAAGGTTCATCATGGCCCACATTCAAAAGTTAACAAAGGGAGAAGGGTGCTCACAAACGGTCACCTCGCAGTTCTCCATGGACAGCAGGAATCAGAGCCAAAGACTACCGGAGCAACAAGAGCTCGAAATGGATTAATCTAAACATATGTAATATTTGCATAAAAAGATGGACTTCTCTCCCAACATACAGTTATGTATTCTACCTGTAATTGCTGCATAGTTAATTTAGTGTTGCCATGGCCACAtatttggattttcttttttgaaagttGTCACACACTGTCTTAACGTTTGCACTTACCTCACTCCAGGAAATGTGAACTGAATTGCACCAGTCTGCACCAGTCCCATCTGcttttcctgtgtgtgaatTTAAAAGCAGAAGTTTTGCAAGCAGAAGTACattaacaaaacatttctggctGAAAATTCTACTGAAGGGCATCTTTGCTAATCTGCCAAATTAGCCGATGAGGTAACATATTGTTTAGATTAAGCCACAAATGCTGCTCTGCCCAAAGAAATTCAGTAAAAATACTAGGTAAGTCGTGGGTAATTCACATGTTCACTTAGTCATTTCTTTTTGAGTGTGAAACTTCTCACCAGATTTCACACACTCAAAATATGTGACAATgagctgtttgtctctcatcAGATAAGTTCCTTTTTTTAAGCTTTGCAGGGACAAGTTTTATCCAGTATTGTGAAATCAGGGAAGAGGAGTAATCATGCTTGAGCTACGTTTCCCCTCTGGTATCCAACATTGTGACATAATGTGTGTCTCACTGTAGAGATTCACATGATTCATTGTGACAAGGAGATCCAAAGGTTATTATCCAGCTATCTGTTGTATATGCacattactgtgttttttatATACTGTGAGCTTGCCTACCATTGGACAACAGATTtatgatgcattttttaaatcggtgaaacagttttttgttaTCTTGTATTGTATTTAGTGTTATTTTGATCCTCCAAAGGGAAGCGATGCTGTTTTACTCCACATAACCAAGTATTGTTGAATTCCTATTCCAAAAAGCTGGGatactgtgaaaaatgtaaataaataaatatgcaaataaataaagaatgcCACGGTTTGTATATTCGACATCCAGTTgaatacagtacaaagacaagCTACTGTATTTGATGTTCAAGATTATgcactttattgttttgtttttttgtaaataaactCTCATTCTGAATTTAATTCCTGCAACAACTTTCAAAAGAGTTGCGAAAGAGGCAACAAAATACAGGAAgtaaaacacctgtttggaacattcaaCAGGTTAACAGGTTAACAGATTTGactggtaacaggtgacagtGTCATGATTGTTTATGAACAAGGCATCTTTAAAAGGCATTCACAAGCAAAGATGGGGCAAAGTGTACCACTCTGTGAACAACTGTGTGGACATATAGCTCAATTGACATCCACACAATTGCAAAGAATTTATGGATTTCACCTTCTACCGTCCATAATATCATCAAAAAATTCTGAACATCCAGAGAGATATTTGCATGTAATGTAAAAGGCTGCCATGACCCTCAGGTGGCACTGCATTAAAAACCAACATGACTGTACGATGAATGTTGCTACATAGACTCGAGACACTTTGGAAAACTATTGTTGGTAAGCACAGTATGTCGTTCTCTCTACAATACACGTTAAGACTCTACTATGCAAAGCAAAAGCCATGCTATCAACAACATCCAGAAACGCAGACGACTCCTCTGAGCCTGAGCTCAAATGAGACCAACTGacacaaagtggaaaagtgTGCTGTCGTCTGACCAGTCCACACTTCACGCTGTTTTTGACGTTAAAATTATGTCATATTCAAAACTCAGCATCTGTGATGGCATCTGACATTTGTGAATGCATCATTAGTGATCATAGGTACATACAGGTTTTGGAGCCACATACATTGCCATTAAGTCTTTTTCAGGAGTTCCTCTACTTAATCCAGCACAACAGTGCCAGAACACTTTCTGCATGTGTAGCAACAGTATGGATTTGTAGTTAAAGAGTGTCAGAGAGTCAGTAGCAGACTGGCCTGTCTGTGGTCCATGTCGAAGTCATAGAATTCCCAAAGGATTACCAAGtattgttaaaagaaaaggaggTGTGACACACTGTTTAATATAATATGTCATGATGATTAAAGTTAAGTCACTTTTTTTACATATCAACAAGCAGGGAGACATCTGCCCATCAACACTACATTCACTCTAAGACACAGAATATAGTAGAAAGTTACAGGTTTTCCTAACATGTACACACCCAGAAAGATGGATCTCTTATTGCTTGATGGggagaagagggaagaaagTAGGCTCTGTTGTTTGAGGTAACCCatagacagacaaactgtgcaTTCATCAGCTCAAAGGCAATGCTGAGCTTTATATGCGGGTATTACCTAACCTTGAGTCTGCTTGTCTCCTTTTAAATTGCACATCTCCACCCACTCACACATGTTCATGACAGAACTGAGTACAAATTATCCTCAGTTATCGTGGTGTCCAGATCAGTGTAGGcactgttggtgtgtgtgtaatttatgTACACATCTCCGTCATTGTCGATCTTCGGCAAATCTCCCCTGGTGTGCAGAAAAATATGATTAGACTGTTAAACTATAAAGCCTTTTTAGTCAGCTGGCTTAGAGCATGTGAACAAACACATTGAACATTCAAGTTCTTTTCTTGTAAAGACTTACTTTGGTGACTTTTCAGGTGTGGGAAAACCTGTAAGAAAACCAAGAAATTGCAATCAGCAACACAACATCTGCTTAAAATCTGACATAATGAGTAATGCTCTGTGGTGTTCTTTACCTTTAGCCACAGTGTTAGAGGTGGTCAGAGGGTCACCAGGTCTTTTCCAACCCAGCCAAAAAACAATAGCTAGGTTGATGATCAAGGCCAGGATAGAAAGAATGAAGGCAGCTGTTCCTAATTTTTCACCAACTATTGAGAGTCAGGGAAACAACACAGAATTGCACCAGAAAGATTTGAATTTTtgatcacagaaaaaaatgatgaacagaaaaacagtgataattgtgtttgttcttttgttcaaaTATTGGATGATAACACATTTATCTGTGGACACATTGGTCAAAACGTAACAAGACATTTCATTACAGAAATTTAAAAGATTTGTCCACTAGAGGGAACTAACAAGTTAaatttaaactgtaaaatattctATTCAGTACATAtggggactttggtgacattgcattctaagtaCATGGACATTGGTGTGAAGTTGGTCTCCCCTTTGCTGTTGTGGCAGCTTTTATTGTTCTGGGAAAGTTTCTGGTTGTTTGCACAGTCATTCAGTGCAGTGTTTGTGGGGTTGGGCACTGGTGCCTCCGTTTCGGTTCGGTGGGGTTGAGCTCAGGGTGGGGGGGCTTCCCCAGGCTGTTGCTGTGGGTTTGGAGGCATAggattgtccaaaatgtcttggtctgctgaagcactaagatttcccttcactggaagtaaggggccgagcccaagcCCTGAAAAACGACCCCGTGCCACACCTGAGTTCAATAATGAAGAGGTAtttctgaatacttttgtctatacagtatATCTTGGTCACACTTCTTACCAACCAAATCTAAACCTGCTATATCAGATCATTTTTGCACCTGGAGGCCTTGACACATGTTTCTGACCAGCTCATGTCTGTAGATCTCTGTAAATCTCTGTAAatactgtgtc
This window encodes:
- the ptafr gene encoding platelet-activating factor receptor — its product is MLASTTVATTGTHGLGSPAGNDSTFLDSEFRYVLFPVAYGIIFILGLFANIYVLFVLRCLREAKAMGEIRIYMTNLTIADLLFVSALPFWIGYYSRNGNWVYADFMCRLTGTLFFINTYCSILFLGAISINRYWAVTRPLDAASSDHRRRGIIVCVVIWILTVSMGIPFLNSPGTNTDGNNFTRCFEGYQNETESQKKTLAATHFAIIGLFFVVFFLVLVCNSLIARALLSQSAPQAELKSATVISRKSTMSSSPRRPRGVKRRALQMLMAVVGVFALCFLPHHVIQGPWTLAVLRIEQGWGHVEWDQRTRQMLNDAHQVTLLLMGLNCILDPVVYCFATRKFRRFIMAHIQKLTKGEGCSQTVTSQFSMDSRNQSQRLPEQQELEMD